taacatgctataatcctgaaaatgcaatataggttcaatatgtctaaccaacagtattaaacatgcaatattccacctgactaaattcatcaacgatatcaacataaccaagttcatcaacaattcaacatggtttcgacaattagcacacattccaagcacacaggtatgtacgtaccttgtgtagacaaactaataggccactttaacactttcaaaagtcacctagggagaattctccgcctaaaacaatcaacaaatattcccaatcaatttctaatctttcgcaaccataataaagcaatctaaatacatcctaaacatatttagaaccttccccaatatcaaaacttgaatatttgatttcctagcatcataattattgaactagtgattgaaattcgttgaaaactttttgcaaccatcgtactttaaattttcagcaatataaattcatttgaaagcttcaccaaggtcaatctacgttcctagtatctcaaaacaacaaattcaacaatccatactcaacctaccatgattaataatcataaaaaccttgaatttcatactttaaacaatcaaaattaatatttcaaagtaatttgataatctgaaaattaataactttattatataatttgcaaaatctgaaatttataacttaaatcacaaaaatcataactttaattcaagaaaacttaattcaaactaataaatcatgaataaaccctaactcaatttttaattaaccaaaactgaaaataattcgtTTGTAATTAGCAacccaaaactgaaaatcatgttcaagccataaaaattataaatttaatatcaagaacataatttaaattaacaacttttatttaaaataattagttacttagggtttaagaaataaccaagaattaaggaggagagagaagagctGGCCGGCGGACGGACGGTGGTTCGCGGCAAGGCTGAGCAAGAAGTTGCGTGCGGTGGCGGCACGCGGTGGTGGTGGCTGCGCGGGTGAACAGAGGTCAGCCACAAAAAGGGAAGAGGACAAGTacgaaaataaaagaaacagGAGGGAGAAAGAGTGACTACCGGGACGGTGGTCAGGGATATGATGGCGGCGGCGGAGTATCGACGGCGGCGAGCTCACGGTGGCTGGTTCGCACAAACACACGAGTAAGGGGATTTGCAAGAaccgaaaaaaaaaacaaaaacaatatgAAGGAGGAACGAAAATCAAGAACGAACAAAAGAAGGGGAACGAAGTATTACCGGCGTTATCGCCGGTGGCTGTGGCGGCTGGGACGGCGCCGCGAAGAGCAAGGTGGAGAGGAGGGCACAGCTGTGTTGTCGTGCGTGAGATTGGAAGAAGGATGGggggtttctttttctttctttggtttcacgtgaaaaatagagaagagaagggggtgttttgttgggtttattggcttgggctttgcccaattgggctaggagtagtatttagttttagaatttgaattcAACACTATTTAGGATTGTTtcctaatttcaatcgaacggaatttcgtaattcaaatgcgttttaacttaaaattctaaaatcattttcgatttcgtaaatcgttgaaaatattaaaatgtaataaataaatatacgttaattatatatttattactaaagttcataaattctatttaaatataaataatatacgttaaaatatattaataaaatttataaatttacgggggattacatgtgatgacccattttggtgagcagtctctaaggatcaataagcgttgccatctacaggtttgaagatgatgcatcatgcgggattagagagcttgtatttatatAGTTTCGTTTTGCTAAGtaacttggtttgttaatttagacTTTAAACttatcgtactatttatattcccttattttcgttggttggtttttaggattaaacctgtaatcgattatttataaacctaaagttagttttatgttttccgctgcaaaattctgaataagccgttacgttttcacacgggcgataatgccttgataattctctacgttttatataaaaaggttattttagaaaagagagaattgtcggggtgttacatcttCAAAAGAGACTTTAGACTTGATAGAAGAATAAATTTAGGTACCTGATAATAAagaaatttcaacaaattatatCATGTCTAGAATTACATGGAACCGAATCAAATCGACGTAGATGATGTTTTTGCATGCAATATAGCATTAGATGTTatggatgaagatgaagatcaTGAGTCAAAGTCCATTGAAGAATGTAGACATGGAGATGATTGACCTAAGTGGAAGGAAGATATTGAATCAGAATTGAAATCTCTTGCCAAAATAAAAGTATTTAGACATGTCCGTATACGTGAAGATATAAAGCCAGTGGGACATAAATGGGTTTTTGTgcgaaataaaaatgaaaatggtGATATTGAAAGATATAAAGCAAGATTAGTTCCATAAGGATTCTCTTAAAGACCTAGTATTGATTACGAGGAGACATACTTTCCTGTGGTGGATGCAAGAATTTTTAGATATATAATCAGTGTGGCAATGAGAGAGGGACTTGACCTACGCTTAATAGATGTAGTCACATCTTATTTAAATGGCCCATTGGATAACAAAATTTATATGAAACTCCCAGAAGGATTTAAGTTGACAGAAGCAACAAAATTAGGTTCTCAAGAACATTTTTCTATCAAATTGAATAGATCTCTTCATGGATTGAAACAATTTGGGCGTATGTGGTTTAACCACCTTAGTGAGTACTTGTTGAAAGAAAGCTATAAGAATGATCCTATGAGTAGCCCATGCATTTTTATAAAGAGATTTGGATCAGGATTTGTTAAAATTGCAATTTACGTTGATGATCTAAACATTGTTTGAACTCCGGAAGAGATTTTAATGACAGTGGAATGcttaaagaaagaatttgaagGAAAATCTTGGAAAGACAAAATTTTGCTTGAGGTTACAAATTGAGCACCTAAAGAATGAAATCATTGTGCATCAAACAACATATATAGAAAAGGTACTAAAAAGGTTCTCTATAAATCAAGCACATCCATTGAGTAACCCTATGCTAGTCATACAAGACCTGACATATCATTTTCTGTGAATTTGTTAGCAAGGTTTAGCTCATGTCCAAACCATAGCCATTGGAATGAGATTAAACATGTACTTAGTTACCTACACGGTACGAAAGATATGAGTTTGTTCTTTCCTAATCTATCTAAAGAaggtttttttggttttatagATGCAGGATATTTATCTGATCCTTGTAATGGTCGGTCACAAAAACTGGATAATTCACATGTGGAGGTACTGCCATTTCTTGGCATTCTATGAAACAAACTATTGCAGCTAATTCTTCAAACCAATATGAGATTTTAGCAATCCATGAGGCTAGTCGTGAATGTATGGCTAAGATCTGTAATTCATCATATAAGAGAAGATTGTGGTTTATCCTCCGGAAAAGAGGCGCCAACAATTTTATATGATGATAATGCAGCACGCATTGCACAACTCAAGAAATGATACATCAAAGGTGATAGAACAAAGCACGTCTCACCAAAATTATTTTTTCACACATGAACTTTAGAAGAATGGCGACATAAATGTCCTGAAGATCCGCTCAAGTGAAAATACGACATATTTATTTACCAATGCGCTCTCTGCTGCTACATTTAAAAAGTTAATTCATCCCAATAGATTGCGCTGTCTCAAAGATCTTAAATGATGCTATTATTAGGGAGAGTAAATGCGAGCTACactttcccccccccccccctaactATGGTTTCTCCGACTGGGTTTGCCTGGTAAGATTTTTAACGAGGCAACATTTCATGCGCAATATAAGactttatattattttggataatggacatccaaatGGGAGTGTTacaaaatactccctccatctcgGAATActcgttacactttcctttttcatccGTCTCAGATTACTCGTTACACTATTTTTTTAACCCATTTTagaaatttttttattatattttaataaatatccCTTTCTCACTTTGGCCCACCAcacaaatattttaatttcaactCTCCTATCTTTCAATATAGAAATATCATACATTCTCTTTCCTCAATATTAAAATACCCAATAACTTCCATCACATctacattaataaaataatattccctgcgtttatttttattctttaggttttcctttttgggtgtctcaaaatgttctttacatttccttttatattatcacagaaatgctttaatattctatcaaaatttatgtcaaatgattattttaaccaattaaattcattgggtcatttgatttctcacactttttcatttttccaatattagaattttgacaagagtgaaaacattataaataaaaagtaattttcgtatttaaataaaaaaatagaggaatctcaatgcacattaatttatcgttaataaacgtgtaaagaccaaacgtaaagaacaaaaaaacggagggagtaatcaaTAACTACACTACTACTTATGGCTTTAAATTGTGTGTCTAGGAGAGTGTAACGACTATTATGGGACGAAGAGAGTATATATTTCGTATTAGTGTaaatgcccattatacccttacCCTATATGATGTATGTTTGTGTTATATTATGCCTATTGAATAATATTACAACTCAcagttattactccctccgtcccggaatactcgcaccggtttgactttttgtacTATTTACAAAATTcattttgaccctattttatttatagtatatgaaaacaagtgttagcatataataaattgttggcttcatcttaatatatattttcaaaatattaatatttaaaaaaaaaaatataatatataattaaagatattgatggtcaaagttgtgcattgacaaacgtattcagtcaaaacggtgcgagtattccggaacagaggaagtattctTTACTGTTTCTTTCTTACTCTCTACCCTTTCTCTCTATTTTCATATcataattaatgatattaatattCACGAAACTCCGAAAAGGTGCAATTAAAAGAAACTGAGAAAGTAATTTGCAAGTTCGTTGGATCAAAGAGTCTATTAGCCAACCCatttccgtatttatttaagagatacacttggctgggcacgggtattaagaaaaagaattgaattaaataaagtaaCAAAACAAGTgaggttgggtagatatttcaataaggaaaacaagtggggaccatgtcattttagggggtgtGGGATGgtggtggggtgtagatagattatttaattagatggtggggttaataagttattaaaaatggcaagtgtatctcttaaataaatacagtcAGAAAAAACAAGTGTATCCTTTAAATAAATACAAAGGGAGTACTTCTTACTAGTATTTGCTTATTTATGATATTAATTTCTCTCGTAATTCTTGTTACAAGTTAAATCATTGTGATGTCTTCCACATTTCCCAAAAAAATCAGTATTCCTCATCAGTGGACTACTAATTATGAGACCTACAATTAGGTACAGTAAATATAGTCGTTTTCTAGTTATTACGTACAGTAATATAGACCTTTATCTATCCCTTGATTCCTATCAAGAACAAAATAGAACGGAAGGATTAGTACATTTTGCTACAACTATAACATACTTCGCAAGTTCGTATGAAATATCTTTGTTTTACTCTATGTTCTTCTTTTGTGCTGAATAGAAATATGAGTAAGTTCCGCACTAAAATTTACATGAAAAAGGCGACGAGTTATTTTTTTggagaaataaagaaaaaaaaaaaggttacaaacacacacacactatTACAAACCTCGGCAATAGGGCTCAATTTTACATGAACCGAATAAGTCATTTTCTGCTCAGGAGGTAAAGATGGTGATTGGTGACCACATACATATAGTCTTCACactaaattgaacaaaaaaTCTGCATCAGCTACATATCTCATAAAAGCTCAGTTTCTTCCTGGTCCCCTTCAACGTCATCAACCTCAttgtcttcatcttcttccggTGCATCCGGATCAACTCCCTACAATATTATAGACTTACTGTGTTATAAATCTGGTCAATTTTACCAATAAAATTTGACAAATGATCAAGCATGGAAAACTCCTAAATGATTTGAATGATTGGCAAACCTTCATCAGCTTCTCCAAACGCTCCAACCCTTTCTTTGCAGCTTCACTTTGAGGGTTTATTCTGTATTTATAATGAATCAAAGCAGGAATCATATAAGTTGCTAACTTAATGTTTGCAAATAATTGATTTCGCGCCTAAATTCGTAAATTCAGGATACTCACAGGTACATAATGAAAATTGTCCTGTTAATATGAAAGGATCAAAAAATGATGGTAAAACTTTTACCTCAATGCAGCCTGATAATGAGACAGTGCCTCTTGCAACATGTTGGTGGCAGAAAAAACTTGAGCAAGCTTAACATGGAGAGAATCGTCTGCCCAATCTTTAAGATATCGCTCAAGAAGACTCACAGCATCAACATTCCGGCCCTCTACAACATGAAGTTCAGCGAGTGCTAATGCTGCCCCAAGATAACCAGGTTCCAGTCTGAGAGCAGACTCGTAGAACTTTTTTGCCTAGAAAGTATACCAATGAAAAAGTTGTGAAATACAAATTTGATGTAGGCATCAATTCCCTGATAAGCACTTAAGTAGCCTGCTTAACCCTGATGAGACTTTCAGTCAAATCAGTAGGCATTGTGAGCTATTTTTCGTGAATAAACCAACGTGAAGGCTAAACCTCAAGTGAGAGTTACTGAAGTGAAACTAGAAAGCTGGGGAAGGAACTCTAAAGAAAATAGCAGCAGACAATTGATCAAGTACAACAAGCCAAAGAAAGTAAATACAAAGCTTAATCCCCAGAACTAAGTCCCTCAAATAGCTTGCAAACCGTAACTTCTAGCCTATGTAACTTCTGCACTTCATTTTGCCAATCCCAACCCGACACTGAAACTTCAAGATACCCAAAATCATCTTGAATTACATTCATAAAGCACAAATGTAAAAATAAACAGAAAGTAAAGAAAAATCTTTGTGATATATGCTCGTACATGGGCTTGAGATCATAATACAAACAAGAACTAACAAGTCCAACATAGAATGTGTATAGTccctttgttgttttttaaatgcATCAATTgacttttgcactattcatataCTAAGTTAGACTTGAATTTTTTACcaatatataaaaatcaaatgctATTATGTAAGATGTTGGATTAGTCACAAACTCACAATACatattttcaataatatcaacTCTTTATAAGTTTTACAAACAGAAATTCATATATGTTTAATGGTAtatatttataacttgaaaccaTGGAAATgtccattaaaaaaaaaaaaacagagtatatatttataacttgaaaccaTGGAAATGTCCATAAAATTAGGGATATGTTTCATGAATGTAATGTCCTGCACCCATGTGAAACTTTTGGATAGCACCTTTGTGTCTGAAATTTTAATCCTTGCATTGTCTTACAATTGGATATGTACCCATGTTAGACACTCATACCCGTGTCCGAGTAACATAGGTTCTATGTCTACCAATTATAACCAGTAGGTAGGGCAGCTAAGAAAATTAATTATGGGTAATTGTCACTAATCAGTTGTAACTCTATTCATGTTCAATTTATTAAAAAGTCACACTAGTTAAGCCAAGCAGGATCATCATTTCTAAAAGCAAGAAGCAAGGTGGCAGCAGCATCAACTATAGAAAGCTGCAGTGATGAGCTcaatgaaaagaaagaagatAGCAAAAACAGCAGCAAGATGGAAATGGAAAGCTCGCAACAGTAGCAGCAACACCCACGACACCTCTTTTAGGAAAGATGTAAATTAAGCTTGGATTCCAGAATGCAGTGGCTTTTCTGTTCTCTTTAAAAATCTGATTTGTTTGAGTCTACCACGGAAACATAGAGTTTGTATGACACAGCGAGCTGATGGAGCTTAAGTGTGACCAACGTTACCAGATTAGCGGGTACCCCCTCGGGAATCTCGAACCAGTGTGCCCGTACTGGATCGGGTTCTTTGGCGACCCATTTCACTATGGTTCGCGAACCAAATCGCTGGTATTGTCGTGCCGAATCCGAAACGCTAGTTTTAACTATTGAAAGGTCAGGGAAGGTGAgagaagaaaaaatatattgGGGACATGTTATTTGAGTATGGGTTTTAGATAAAATCTTATAAAATCTGATATTTTGAACAATTATTTAAAAACCCCAGGGAAAAAGGTTCACACTCCTCCTGAGAACCTAAAACCAAGCCAAACTTCGAATCGCTAACCCAACTCCGCACCCCGTACCGAAGCAAATAACATTCTGCAATTAGGCTAGGAACAAACAAGAATTGAAGGTGCTTTAATATTCTGCAATAGACAAATTAGTAACaacactcccccccccccccccacccacccaccaccaccaccaccaccaaagtAAATTCATTAATTTCATTATTAGTTAAGAAGGGAACTCCAAATTTCACAGAAGATTAtaaatcaaacaaagtctaattcCGCAGGAGAAATAATAATCATACCTTCTCCCTCCCACTGGAGCTTTTAGCATGCACATCTCCAACTAACTTCAAAGCCTTTGCTGATTGAGGCATTGTCTTCATTGCATCTCTTGCAATATACAAAGCCTCTTTGACCTTAGATATTGCCAAATAAGAATGTACTAGACCTAAACATTAGATCATCCATTGATCACAAATAGTTAGAAAAGCACATTGTAACCACACAAAATGCGTCGAGAAGATACAGCTTCAACATTTATTCATGAAAATCAACCTTGATAAGACCGCAGATCGGGTTTAAGCTCCTGCGCATTTCTGAACGCGACAGCTGCTGAATCAGGTCTATTCAATGATAATAGCAAGTTGCCCtgcattaaatatttaatactttagtcaaatattaccaatttacaACCCACTATGATATTAGGAAGACAATCAAAGGATCAATTAAGTGTGAGACATTCGCACAAACAGAATCCACTCAGAAATTTTAAATACATTAGTAGTGAATTTGGGGCACACCTTCATGATATAACCTGGTACATGCCTTTCATCAATTTGAATACTCTGGTTGCCAAAATGGTGTACATAAAGTTCGGGAATGCATAAAACAGCTTCAGTAACTTTCATAAACCAAGAAAAGGAAATAGTAGCAACAACGAAAAACCAAGAAATTACATACCTTCTCTGCATATGACAGCGCCCCTCTCTCATCTTTCCTTTCCCACAACACTGATAATGAAACAAACACTTCTGGTTTGGTAGCATCAATGTTCAACAAGTCATGCACCAATTTGTTTAACTTTGGGTATTCAGACTTCTTTTTAAGAAGCATTGCATACTCATCCATGTAAGTAACTACAT
This genomic stretch from Spinacia oleracea cultivar Varoflay chromosome 3, BTI_SOV_V1, whole genome shotgun sequence harbors:
- the LOC110801226 gene encoding anaphase-promoting complex subunit 7, with the translated sequence MDAPKDYMACLLDHGLHNSAQLLGQFLVSSSSGNSETNSIVKAENLLFLGDSFFRDREFRRAVNTYKQALQHHKISPKQNSSILRSSLSASNRSSSPSPLSISTINENEVKFKIASCHAALNENKVALLEMEGIPSKARNLPMHLMMGKLYRNTRHTRAAVASYKECLRQCPYVLEAITAMAELGASAKDIISLFPQTPSRSGRPLSDHVESGRWLQRYVEAHCCIASNDYKGGLEKFSDILQQFQNNVHILLEIAKVEAIIGKNDEAIMNFEKARSLDPYVVTYMDEYAMLLKKKSEYPKLNKLVHDLLNIDATKPEVFVSLSVLWERKDERGALSYAEKSIQIDERHVPGYIMKGNLLLSLNRPDSAAVAFRNAQELKPDLRSYQGLVHSYLAISKVKEALYIARDAMKTMPQSAKALKLVGDVHAKSSSGREKAKKFYESALRLEPGYLGAALALAELHVVEGRNVDAVSLLERYLKDWADDSLHVKLAQVFSATNMLQEALSHYQAALRINPQSEAAKKGLERLEKLMKGVDPDAPEEDEDNEVDDVEGDQEETELL